The region CTCAGGCCCTTCAGCCAAACCCATTCTCGGGCCTCTCCTCTTCAACCCTATCCCCCGAACACTGACCGTCATATTCTCCTCCCCTTCCCTCTTCCCCCGCTCTCTCCCCCCTCCTCCCCACCTCTCTCTGCCAAGATTCCTCCTCACCTCCTCCTCTCTTACCCactccacctcctcctccgtTGCTTCTCTCCTCGGCCCCCTCCAAAACGACGCCGCTTCCCATCTCCTCCACAACCACCTCTCCTTCCTACAACTTCCCTGTTCCAACTCTCTCCTCGTCTTCTTCCCAACCGGTGCCAACTCCGAGCAAGTCGGGTTCTTGGGGCTGTCTGTGAACGGTTCGGGGTCAGCTTTTGACGTTCGGGTCGATAAAAACGGCGATGTTTTCTGGGAAAGGACCGGGTTCGAGTATCGGATTCTCAGGATCTCGGTGAACCCGGCGGTCGGTTCGGGTGCGATTCCGGCTGGTAATTCGGGTTCCTTTGTTAGCGTTGGGTATGTGATGGCTTCTACGTTGTATTCTGTGCATTGGTTTGTTGTGAAGGTTAAAGGGCTTGGTTTGAGTTCGCAAAGGCCGAGTTTGGTTTGTTTGGGGAGTAAGGTGTTTAAGAGTTGCTCTGTTGCGTGGGCTTGTTGGAGTCCACATTTGCTAGAGGAGAGTGTGGTTCTGTTGGAGAGTGGCGAATTGTTCTTGTTTGATTTGGAGTCTTGTTCGAAAGCTGGTGCTTCAAATGCACGTTTTAGAGGGACTAGGTTGCGGGTTCCCTGGGACGATGATTCGGGTACCTCAGGGGCTCATACATGGTTGTGTTGTGAGTTCAGTTGGCATCCTAGGATTTTGGTGGCTGTGCGGTCCAATGCGGTTTTTTTGGTCGATTTGAGGTTTGATGAATGTGTTGTGAGTTGTTTGGCCAAGGTTGAGATGTTGAGATTGTATGCAAATGTTAAAAACGAACGGTTCCTTACGTTTACGATGGTTGATTCTGATCGTTTTTATTTTGTGCTGGCTTCGGATAGCCTGTTGCTTCTTTGTGATGTGCGGAAGCCGATGGTGCCGGTTTTGCAATGGGGTCATGGTCTTGATAAACCTTACTACATTGATGTATTTAGATTGACAGAATTGAGATCAAACCCGAGGGATGATACATATAGGTGGGCTTCAGAATCGGGTTTTTGCATTATATTGGGATCTTTTTGGAATTGTGAGTTTAATCTCTTTTGCTATGGACCTACTTCACCAGTCCCCAGAGATTGCATTGCTTCTGAAATTTTGGAAGCTTTGAAAACTGTTTATGCATGGGAGCTCCCTTCAGATCTCTTATTGTCAGGCCGTGATTGTCGGTGTGGAAGCTGTCTCGTAAGAGAGGAGATTTTGAAGGATGATCTTCCTGAATGGATTGATTGGCAGCAGAAGAAAGAAATAGTTTTGGGTTTTGGCATCCTAAACAAGGGTTTATCTTCGCTGCTTTGTGGGTCAGATGAATTTGGTGGTTTTACACTGATAAGGCTTATGTCTTCGGGGAAGCTTGAATTACAAAGATATCATGCCTCGTGGGATTTTGTAAACAAGTCGAAAGAATTTCATAGAGAATTGTTGCATTTTGAAGACAATTTTCTCTATATTCAGGATGAAGAGGAATATAGATTTCCCAGAAGATTCAAATACCTGAAACTCGATAACCTCTTGGCATATTTAAATGGTAACCTTAGTAAAGTCCTGagttcaaaaatgaaaaagcctTTTAAGGGTACTCGAGAGAATAACTCTTTTAGTATAGAATCTCATGAAATCTTGTGCGAGAAGTTGAAGGCTTGTGGGTTCGGTCGATTGAGATCTTCTCCTGCTGTTGCTGTTGTTTTTAATGGCATCAGCTCGCCAACAAGCATCCATGAGGTTGCTTTGAGGAGATTGTGGGCAGGCCTGCCAATGGAACTATTGCAACTTGCCTATTCCAACTACTCTGAGTTCCTTGAAGTACTTGTGGACCAGAAAAAGGTAGCTTTGGAATTTCTAGTTGTTCCAAACCAACCTCAAttgccacctttttttttaagaaaacctTCATGCCATAGCAATAAGTGGTCACGGAAAGTTCAGTGAGATGATGCTCTTGTAGGTCCAGTTCTTCCTCTTCCTGTTCTACTTACAGTTCATGAATATCGTAACGGCTATTCTGATATGGAAGAAGCAGGTGGATTTTCATTGGAGAAGGAACTTAACCTGCGATATGATGAAGTCAAGCAAGTGGCCAGTGAAATGGCCGTGTCAGATTCTGGTTGTGAGCTTCATGATGACCCTGATGTATCCCTTGCTGATGACAGAGAAGATATGTGGGGCACCtctcaaaaatcaaaaccttTCTGTTTATACCATCCAGTTGCACTCAAGTGCTCTACCATGGATCAAGGGAAGGGAAATGTCTTTGAAGACAAGAAATTTGATATCATGATTTTTAAAGTGTCTGAGAAGAAGCATGTTCCTAATGGCAACGTTTCCGACCCGCACAAAAGGCGTAACGATCTGGGCACTGTCTTAGAGAGAGACTCAAAAACTGTTGGACCAGAACTGTTTGATGATCTGTGCTCCAGCGGGTTGCAGTTTGATGTTTCTGTTAAGAACTTTGGGCCAAAAGAATTGAAGGCATACAATGGTTTGAAGAGGCAATGGTCCAAATGGCAAGATGGTTTTAATTTATATCAGGAATCTTGCAGTCCGTCTAGGGTCCGAAAGCAATCTACATGATTCTTTGGTTATCTCCCCATATTTTGACACATTTATGGCCCGTTTGCAAGGTTTGTTCTCTCATGGTTCTCTTTGGTTTTATTtagaaagaatgaagaaagatTACACGTGATGTGAAAAAACTAGAGAAACTACTGTTGTACAGAATAcatgaagaaatatttttatttatctgGAGTATTGTAAGATAATTTTTAGTGaaatctttttccctttttttattttttatttttttatttttatttttaatttcttttattaagaaataaaaacgTTTATTAAAGGAAAAGGGGAATAAGTAAAACGTTTGTTAAAGGAAAAGGAGAATAAGTAAACTTAAAAGGCAGGGAGTAACGTAATTTCCTCAAAGAAAGATATTAtaaccttttcttcttcttcttctttttttttttttttttttttttttttttttttttttgtcctttttgggTTTTAGGGGATTGGCGTGGGGCGCCGAAtatgataaaaagaaatatgaaactttcacttttttttttgtctaatacGTTATGCTGTTGAGTAAACATGGAGCTTATGGGCTTTGGAGCTTTGGTGTCCGATCCAAATATGATCCACTATTATTACCCCTTTTTCAATGTAATGCATTGAACAATAGTGATTCTTACATTCTGGTACTGCCCTGCAATTAAATTGGTCATCCTAGGGAGCCCTCTGTTATATTGATCTATCTCATACAGGAGGTGGAAGTGGTCATGAGCCTGCGCACGCGGGATTTGTGGGGGAGGGGATGCTGACAGCAGCTATTTGTGGGGATGTTTTTGCCTCTCCACCAGTTGATTCAATTCTAGCTGTATGGTTTTGTTCTCGTTTATTCTTGTAGTTGGAAGTGCATATACCTgtcaataattattattgcTCTTCTTAGATGACCCTGACCTAACCTACAACTTTACTTTTAGGGCATCCGTGCTGTAACTGGTCCTATGGGATGTCTTCTAATTGTCAAggtatcattatttttaaagtactaCGTTAACTACTTGTCAGTTtgttacttgtcaaaaaaaaaaactacctgTCAGTTTGTTATCATGATATGTGGTGGTGTCCTTGTTCAGTGTGTCTAATGGcgtttctttttgtaaaagtgatgttgGTTCTGGATAAC is a window of Alnus glutinosa chromosome 4, dhAlnGlut1.1, whole genome shotgun sequence DNA encoding:
- the LOC133866283 gene encoding uncharacterized protein LOC133866283, whose protein sequence is MNLSSEWKSLFPVSTVFAPPLLLSGPSAKPILGPLLFNPIPRTLTVIFSSPSLFPRSLPPPPHLSLPRFLLTSSSLTHSTSSSVASLLGPLQNDAASHLLHNHLSFLQLPCSNSLLVFFPTGANSEQVGFLGLSVNGSGSAFDVRVDKNGDVFWERTGFEYRILRISVNPAVGSGAIPAGNSGSFVSVGYVMASTLYSVHWFVVKVKGLGLSSQRPSLVCLGSKVFKSCSVAWACWSPHLLEESVVLLESGELFLFDLESCSKAGASNARFRGTRLRVPWDDDSGTSGAHTWLCCEFSWHPRILVAVRSNAVFLVDLRFDECVVSCLAKVEMLRLYANVKNERFLTFTMVDSDRFYFVLASDSLLLLCDVRKPMVPVLQWGHGLDKPYYIDVFRLTELRSNPRDDTYRWASESGFCIILGSFWNCEFNLFCYGPTSPVPRDCIASEILEALKTVYAWELPSDLLLSGRDCRCGSCLVREEILKDDLPEWIDWQQKKEIVLGFGILNKGLSSLLCGSDEFGGFTLIRLMSSGKLELQRYHASWDFVNKSKEFHRELLHFEDNFLYIQDEEEYRFPRRFKYLKLDNLLAYLNGNLSKVLSSKMKKPFKGTRENNSFSIESHEILCEKLKACGFGRLRSSPAVAVVFNGISSPTSIHEVALRRLWAGLPMELLQLAYSNYSEFLEVLVDQKKVALEFLVVPNQPQLPPFFLRKPSCHSNKWSRKVQ